The genomic stretch TTCAACGGACCAATTAAACCGataaaaatatgagtttgtCATATAATCATATGGATTCTTGGCCAATTAAAGGAATCCTAAGTCCTTTCTCTTCCATTTAATATGACCTTTTTTTAATGTGTCGATATTTTAATTGGAATCGTTGAGCGCGAGACATCTTGATTCTTGAATAAGGATCAATAAGCGTTATATTCTTTCATTTACTCAACAATTATTAAACGAAGGAGAAGAATATTAGCAATTGAGTTGTATTTTATTGTTGTTTGTTATTTGACGTTACAATATTCCTATTGACATTAATTATAGTGTCGCTACATCAGAGCGCTTTTCACTTCTTTCAAAACCATCATAAAGAATTAAATCTCCAAAATCATTGCAAAATAACCAGTCGTGCTCGTGCAGCAATGGAAGCTCAAGGTCAAGGCGACGAATTTGCAATTGGATGCCTACTTTCAATCAAAACGACTCTCAGCGAAGAATTCCAGTCCCAAGTCATCTCCTTTGACCGCCCTTCCAATCTCCTCATCCTTCATATCCTTGCAAGAGATCCaatctatttataataattcaCACTCCTATTTATGCATCtgtgcattttttatttctgTCTTTAGCTTTTTGCCTTGCCAAAGTTCTTTAACTTTGAGATTACAAGAGGAATCGAAATCTGGGGCAGGCCCAAAGAGGAATATTAGGTTGCTCAAGGCTAATTACATTAAAGAATTCACTTTTTTAGGGCAAGGTGAAGACCCACTTGATGTAAACAAGTGTTTTCTCGATCTCAATACTCTTCAGTCCAAAGAAGAGTCTGCTATTAGgtaaattttttaattcaatttttggGTATGCAGGTTTTGTGATTTTCTTGAATTTGGAGGTTTTTAGGGTTTGTTATGCTATGATTTGGGGGTTTTCAATTTTGATGTTGTTTTTGCtattttttaagtttatttttttgtggGGTTGTGATTGTTCATTGTAGACAAGCTGAGGCAGAGGCAGAGAGGATTGGTGTGGGAGTTACACCACAAGCTCAAAGTCTTTTTGATGCTTTGTCCAAAACGTAATGTGCCCTTTTCCCCTCCTTTTTCAAATTCAACTTTTAATTTGCTCTATTGCTGTAGATTAGTGTGTTTCTTCAGTTGATTTCATTACCCTTTTCTTGACCAATGTTGTTATTTTTGGTTGGAATGATATCCCAATTTCTGTTATACTATTGATTTGCACACGCTGTTTATAAATGACACAGTTCCATGTAAGCACATTTGATATAGGCGGTCTGGTTATGATTGTCACTGAATTCTCTTATTTGTCGATTGTTAAGTTTTCTTGGCTGATGTAATTTGACGTAGCTACAATTTGGTATTTACATGGACGTCATCAAACCTGTATTTGATTGAGATGAGTCGCTAGTTGATATAAGATATGAACTGTTTCTTCATGTCGTTTAAGATGTCAACTGTCTGTTGCTAATTCTGCCACGGAGAAAAGTTGGTTCCCTTGTGATCTTCCTTAGCAATAGTTATTTGGGAAACAGGGAAAGTGTGTCGAGACTGTAGGTAATGGGGACCTATTTgaatatgtataattataaagaAGGAACACAATATTATCTGGGGTGGTGAGGGTATAATGAGAAATTCTGGATGAAATCGGCTCTGGTTCATTAACTGTACATGAATCTTCTTGTGGTTCACTCAAATCCGACTGATTGAGTGCAGAAGAGTGAATTTTCTCTAATCTTTAGGCCAAGTATAAACAAGCAGGATCTGTTTGTTTGCAGGCTTGTAGCTACAATCTGCTGATAGAAGAAAATACCTTATTGTTATCATTTAAAGAGAGTTTTGTGTGGTTTCAAGAAATCAAATGAAATTCTGTTGCAGCTATGTATTCTTCGTTTTCCTTTGGATGTATGGACATACACAATTTCCCCCTTATTTACTCCATGTTGATCTATGCAAGCACAACCCGAGAGATCGTATCTTGGCCCCCTTTTCTCATATAGTCACCATCAACTTCGCGCCTATCACTCTCTTATGCTATGCATATCAGTGTGTTTCTTCACGTAAGACTAATATTGTTTTTATGCATCCAGGCTCCCAGTTCGCTGGGATAAAAGCACGATTGTTGTTATGAACGAGGTGAGAGTTAGCAGCCCTTATCTCCCTGAATCTGTTACCAGAGGAACCCATGCTGCCAATGGACGTGTGCGAAAAGTGGTAAGGAGCTTTGGAATATGTTTAAATCTTGATTTTGGGAACGCCTTTTTGGTTGGTCTATGCTACATTCCATTCACCTCTCTTATCCCACATATCGTTCCATTCAGGTCGAGTTTGAGAAGAAGAGATTGCAATCTCGCTATGGTGGTCAATGAAGAAATTAGCAAAAATTTCATAGAGGTAGTTTCTTTGAACctaatgaagagagagagagcatgACATATGAGGTAAGATGGTCACCTTCCTTTATAACACCTCATTGGATGAGTAAATTATAATCTCTGATACGTTAGATTTTACTTAAAAAGATTTTTCCGTACTTGTTTGTCCCGAATCAACAGTCATTGCGATTAATTGTGCATAAAATCACTCTCATTAGCTCAAACGAGATAGCTCTCGTTCCTCACTAGTAAACGGGCTGGCTGTCCTTGGCCAAGCTCGCCCAAGCAAAACTCTTGGTATTGAGGGGGAAGTCTCACAAAATTACTGATGTTAGGTTAATTCATCTTGCCAGATCAAATTTGTGCCAGCTTTTGCATTGCTGCTGATTTTAGTTTCTTGAACGCAATTGTGTTCAAGTGCTTATTCTTGCATTCTAAATCGGGATTTTTAAAGGCAGTGGGATTATTCGGGCCCAAGCCCAACGCGTTTGATCCATTGATATCTTTATGGAAACCCAAATAAGTGGACTTTGGGCCCAATGCATATCAGCCAAATCTTAAGCTTTTGCAAGAGAAATCTATTCACTTTAATGGGATTATGGGCCGTGGCGAGATGGTCTGGCCCAATTACCATGAATTCGTATGGGCCTACTAGTGTTTATGTTCATATAAATAATAGATAAGTCACGATTTATTGGGTCAAAATTTTAAGTGAAACCTCATTCTCTAATTGTATATTTGAAAGTGTAATTATCAATGTAGTTAAATATATGCCATGGAAATATTGGTTTAGATTTGAAATTTCATACACACGAAGTTCATACGCTCTCAGTCAAGATTGAAACAAAGTTGTATTCAAATTATGTTTCTCTTAATCCAAATCAAAATCCAAAGCATCCAACCATGCAATAATTGATTAAAATGGGGCGAATCAATCACAACGACACCAACTTGTTGCTTGAAAATGACGTTATGGCTACATTAGGCAAATAacaaaaattccattaaatcaTCCTCGTCATTTAGCAGGCAAGGAAACAGAGTGTCCACGTGTCATCGCTCAATTAGTTTTGTTCATAGTCATGTCCCTTGCCTAACCATTACTTTGGTTCCTCAAAATCACTTTTTCATCTACATGTAATTGGAATATCAATGTCACGCATCGAAAAAGTGATAAAAATGTTTGGCCGTTCAATTTTCATTATTTCATGCATTTCGTAATTTTCAATTATATCAGGTTGATCTGTACTATACTCGACTGAAAATGTTTTAATGGAGTTGGTTCCGGTGATAATTGGCTACTACAAGTTTACAAGCCAATGTTGTCGGTATGGTAATACACAACTACaaaatacaactatatatatatatatatatatatatatatatatatatatatatatatatatatatatatatatatatatatatatcagcATTATATGTACGATATACTCGACTTAAAAAGTGCAAGTGCTGATTGAAGCCTATGTTGTCAATGTGGAATAGTAGTGCTTTTTGAGTGGGTAAGTAGAGTAGGGTGAAAAGTTCAAAAAGAGGTGTCGAGTTGTTCCCATGCTTTTTTACACTTTTGCAAATGTGACTATGTTTTCAACATGAGCTTGTGTCTATTGCAACATACGACATGTGGATAGGTTCGTGTTGGTGTCTTATCAAGTTTGCATACATAACATGCCAATATTTCTCATCACATACAATAGATGTACAAAATTTTGATGAAAGGAAATGGGTTAATCAAGTGTGTAAAACCGTCCTAAATGGCATGACTCAAGATccataaaaattactccatatttatattttgatataTGTGAGTTTGAATACACTATGGGTGTGGTTCATAAAATTTGTTTACTTGGGATAATGATGGAGTTTTGGATCTCTTTCTCGAGCTTGTCACCTGCTAGTTAGTTGACCACTAACACAATGATTACAAAGTAATGGTTAGATAATAATTCTTACTATATCAGAAGATAATCATAACTTGGTCAAAAGAAATCGAAGAAGAATTCCATGAACATATacgattttatataatttaactTAATTAATGGACCTAAGTCTCTTTCCaataatttttcaattattctATGTCACGCGAGAGATGATCCACTCAATTAAAGTTAGATTCGTTATGGATtagtttaaatataaatttttctcatcagcaagaaacaaaaaatactgtatttttatatatttcttgGCATATGCATGGGTAATTTACGGCCAAAAAttgtagtagtaattattttatttttataagtcAAAATTATTTACTGATTTACACGTATATATTTATCATCGGAAGCCATAATatgaaatgggggggggggggggggctacaattattttggaaatttttaCTATATAATTTTGTGATAATTTGGATATTTGATTATAATTAGGTATACATACATTACATTTCAAGTTTTAactataattttcataaaaattaccAATTAATTCCACATAAATGCATCAACAACATTTTCATACATATATACTACATAGATATATATGTATTGGTATTTATAAAGTTTGGTATGATGTCACTTTCTTGATTATGGTTATACCTTTTTGTAAAATTCCATTTGCAATTTCATTGAATTAATTAGTTAGAGTTGAGAAACTAAGATATTTATATAAAGTTAACAGAAAGcagtttaaataaatatatattggtATTATTGTACGTCACGTAtcggaaagaaaataaaaccatgtttttacttagTCCAAATacacataatattttcttttcaacAAATCCACATGATACCAAACTTCTTGTCATCTACTTTGTCGTAAACAAacaatttgaatttattaatgTTTTGTGTTTGGGCATTCATTGAGATACACTGAACTAATTAATATGATTTCCGaacaaaaagagaaagaatGTAAAGAAAGCTACTTTGAAACCCATCTCAAAATAACCATCAACCTCCATTTGTTAGGTGCAAGTTACAAACCATAATtataatgtttttttaaaaaattccacTAACTAACAAACAAACAAGTCCTAACAAATTATGTTTTCCCCATATCCGTTGGACAAAATTAGTTTGTGAGATCTTGATTACACGGGCCTCATATTCGAATCTCATCGATGTCTTTTGAGTTGAGTCTATCACGTCATATTCTCTTAATGAAAAAGTAAACAGATGAGGTTTTTTTGGGGGAATTCCTACAATTTATAATTGTGTCCCAACAGTTAGCAAAATGAGGCTCTCagcatttaataaaaattttatggCCATAAGAAATTAAGAATATTTCATTGAATATCAATTGTTTGTTGTCCCAATTAAGGCCATGTTTGGACCATAGATAGTCAAATTCACCATTTAATGTTTTTGGAAGTGAGATCCCAACATCCCACATGGCTTACATATTCAATATTCATCCAATTTATTTGTTAGAGTAATTGTTCACACGTGTGACTAGCACACACATACACttttatatatacacatacTACTTTGAGGGATTTAATTGGTAGCATGCAATCTCACTAAATTAGTGAGAGAAATCGTATCCCAACAGCATATGATCACCTTCATTTACATAGATAGTAGTCATCCATAGTTCTACATATGTGTAGAGAATATTCAGAGATATATGTTTCGTGTGTCTGTGAGAATAGTCGAAGATAacttaatttgatatttcttggGTTTCAACTATTTGCTAGTTGAAGACAAAATAGTTGAAGATTAATTATATACATTGATATGCCGTCAGTGTCTGTGAGAATAGTCCTATATGCTAAAAATAAATTGACTTATGAATCATGATAGAAACTATTCATGgattattattaaaaaactCTAGACTTTTCTCTATAAATTGTaagtatttttttcaaaattatatcCACTATGGATATTGCGTCTgacataaaaaattattattcaaaatataaaaccTTATAAATATTACGTTAAATTTGACCCCATTAAATCTTATAGGTGAGTTgataatcaacaaaaataacaggATTCATTTTAACGTTTGGTACAAAGCGGGGGCTAATTTGCTATACCTATTgttaaatactctctccgtcccaataaatatcaaacgtttgcttttcgatacgagattttatgtagtgttgttttgccGATTAATTAAGGGAGATTAAAGTAAGAGGGGGGAAGTACAAATAAtgttgtttcatttttaatggaacaaaAGGAGTACTAATTAGATAAGGATTATgtattaattaatatactagGGATAATAAACATTAgtaaaattatactagtacatTTTTGTACGTTACCATCTTAACCTTTTTTTTCAACGTATAACTACAtgtataatactactaatatttttaagTTTGCAACATAACCGTTGTAGTAATAATTTAGAGTTTGGGCTGCATATACGAAGTTTCAGCttctaaaaaaagaataaataaatgaatagataattaaaatatatctcGATTAGTTAACACAGACAATAAACATATAATTTGTAAATTTCGAAGCTGTAGACTTTATGTGAACTCAAATAATAAAAGAGTACTCTTTATAGTTAATCCCAATTATGACAACTGCAGAGGTTTTGCTTTGCGTTTAAGCTCTCCTAAGTACTGATTTATGGCTTAATTACCTAAAAACGGACAGAGGAATTAACTGAGAATGGTGGCCGACATCAGAGTTTATTCTCCACAATATAggcaaattatatattaatattaactCTTTAAATACTTATTCCACACATAAAAAGGAGTATTAATGGAGCATGTTAATAAAGTGAAAATCTTTTATGTTTAATACTTTTTAGTAGAGCTTCTTCTCAAAATCTATATACTGATTATATATCCCACTTTTTAGCTTATCACAGATATCACTCTAATGTTTAATTCATGTTAATTTTAGAGAATTTTAAGGAAAGAAAATGGGAAAAGCTATCGGTAGGCAATGATATTGTGAAAGTATTGAAATCTGAATTAACAATTATGCAGTGCATATACCGCTAGATGTTGCTGTTATTGGCCTACATTTGGACAGCTAAGTGTATGTCTTTTTTAATAATTGgctcaaataatataaatcaaattaatactcccccaatttaaaattatactactacctCGAATTTGATCAATTATCCTCATGCTACATGAAATCTCAATAAACTTATTAACACGGATTATACGGTAATACCAAAAAGCTGAATATGATAATACAAAATTTGACATAATACAAGTGCACTATATATTTTGTTGTAGTATAAAATTGATGTTATTTCAATGAGTAGTTGAGCCCCAATATTTGTATGTACATCCCAACAACTTGTAACTATTTATCTCTTACGTATATTTTtcagtattttaaaaatataaaaaataacgAGTTTAAATCACATCAATGCATTTTCATTTTAAGTTAGGTGGGTAGTGAAAACAGTACATCAAAGAGTTGACTTAGTTGTTTCCAATGTCTAGAACTAAGATTTTATTATGGGAAATCAGcattaattatttgaaaaaacaaaataaacatacgtATAGAACACAACTATTAGGCCGGTTGTAAACTAATGTCAAAAAAACCCATCTCTTTAAATACAATCCAATTTGTCAACACCATGTTTTCAGCTAAATAATTTAGTATTTCCTCCATTTGCAATGGcgataaaaattaaattaaaataaagcgagtgggcttcaaagATAGCCATTTCTTTGACTACGACTAATGTTGATGAAgccaagaaagaaagaaactgaTCCCTCAAAAATAATCCAAATTTATTAAATCAATGAGTTTTCACCTAAATCTGAATCTTGATTCTTGACCAAAACCGAGGAACCCCCTTTAAGACCGATCACCACCGTTCACGACCAGCCACGTGGCGGCCTTGCAAGAATCTTAATTAAAATCATTACCGGCGCCCATGATCATTATAGCATGTACTAATAAAATAGcataataacaataattaaaGCATTATactacaaattttaaattctaaGTATAAAGTCGCATATataagtagggatgtcaatcgggccagctcACCGGGTTTCAGGTTAACCCTACTcaggttgcgggtcaatcgggtgcgggctaatcgggttgagattttttcggattataaaagttcaaccctaaccctaaacgctCGAGTTTCGGGCTGACctagcgggttaatcgggttgctaccgataaaattaacatgcgatcaatctaataaataatgacgaaaattagttatatttataaaatataaatatttaattatgataaatttgagatatatacttaaactcaaacacaaacatgatcaaatactaatatttgagatttgtgtaaaataaaacataaatttaaatattttaaagcatgttttaaaacatgttttacaaatttaaatatttattaatgaattagaagtttctaatttatttatttatttattattatattaataaaaattgaatatataatttatatatttaatataaaattgaatgttatttttttagttatctatattataaaaataatcaatgaaagtgtccaattaggagtcaaacaaatagaacaacagaaattttatcgggttttcgggtctgaccctaacgggttgcgggttaatcgggtgcgggctaatcgggttgtaattttatcgggttagaaattttcaaccctaaccctataaatttggcgtgttattcgggtcagcccacggattgcgggctgcattgacatccctatatataaGTCACCTATGAAGGGTTTAGAATTTGAGCAAGAACCATATTTGAAGAGTGGTGGGTGCTAAGAAAGGGACCTTTTCCTTCTGTCACTCGCTAGTTTCTCTCCCTTATCTCTCTATCTCTTCATACTTGCTCACAAACATTGCAAACTGAGAAAGAGAGATGGGGAATTGCCAAGCAGTAGATGCAGCAGCATTGGTGATACAACATCCTAGTGGGAAGCAGGAGAGGATGTACTGGCCAATCCCAGCCAGTGAAGTAATGAAGACCAACCCGGGCCACTACGTGTCTCTCATAATCCCTCTACCATCCCCCGATGAGGGTTCAGATGAGCAGAGGACTGTTAGGTATACTCGTGTTAAGCTTCTCCGCCCGACTGATACTCTAGTATTGGGCAGAGCTTACCGGCTCGTCACTACTCAAGGTTGGTTTTTTCTTGCTTTCTACATAGTTTTCGAAAATTTTGAAGTCTAGTCTCTTTTCctaaatgtggcaagatttttGTTGCAGAGGTTGTGAAAGTGATCAGAGCAAAGAAGAACGCACGAAGCAAGAGAAACCAGTCGGATTCAGATCAAAGCACAGAGGCAAATTTAGAGAAGGATGTTACCAATTCTGAGCACGAGGagagagcatcttcaatgtCCAAGAACAATCAGGTAATCATGATTCTTGAACTCGTCCACTTCTGCAATATATCAAAGCAAAGTATATAAGCtaccgataaaaaaaaagttggacACGATAGCATTCCTCATTTTTTGACATGGGTAGATAAGAAAACACGATAACATGAATCAACTGGattcttatttttccatcaatAACTTTTGTACATTTATACTCTTTCAGGGAAGAAGATCCGACAGACACAAACAAAGATCAGGGTCGACAAATCCTGCTGCAGGACAACCCAAATCATGGCAACCATCTCTACAGAGCATTTCTGAGTTCGGAGGCTAAAGTAATAATCCACATAAGATGAGGACACATTTCTGCAGACGCTGTCAATGATGAAATCTTGAAACCTGAAAACAATTGTGGAGCAATAATCCCTTTGTATAGCTAAAAGATACTGTTGAAGTAGAGCCTCTTTCTTGACTAGTACAGTTTAAGTAGCGAACAATTTCAACATCCCGATTCACGGTTCTTTGCATTTTCAACTAACAAAACATCATGTACCAGAAATGGGAAGATTTGCAAACTCATTTGTGCTGTTTGGAGTTCCAATCTTCCCAATCACGATCAACATAGCTCTGTGCCCACAGCATCGAGGCTCGAGCAGCCAATGCTGCTCCAGCCAGTTTTTTATCTTTGATTGCCAACATCATATCTGTGAAAGGCTCAATCAATAATGTTCCAGGTCCTCCATAATCTTTATGTAGGAATTCACTGAATATCTGATAACATGataaacacactacacactgACTTCAGACAATCAACGAACGATAGCTTATACTGTTTTTATTGGCCCTAATTTGACACAAAGCATCAAAGTATAGAATCAAATGCACTAACATAAAATAAAGATGAAATCAGCCTTTTTCCAAGTTAAGGAATACAAACACCTTCTCCGATTTCACATGATCTTCTAATGCAGACTAGTGTAGcacaaaaaatcaaaaaaatactCTTCGCCTTATACACCTAAATTTGCTAAGAAACAAAGATTGATGCCAGTTTAATGCAGCATTAGCTAGGATTTTAAAATACACTAATCAAgtggagtagtaattaatagTGATGATTAAATCCTAAAACTTCATAATTAAGACTATTGCAATTAATAATGATCGAAAAAAAATCTCAGAAAGGCCACAAATTTACCTCTGCACAAACATCGACAACCATACGAAGATCGTTTCCGAAGGTTTCTCTTTGCTTCAGCAGTTTCTTCAGCAATTCAGCTTTGAACTTCTCCGTCTCCTATTATTTTCCCCAATCGAACGCATTCAGTTACAAAAATAGCACTCGCattgaaaatgagaaaatgaaaaaaatgcaatctacgataaaattattttgagagagagagagggcaaTGTTTGGACTTACGGCAGCTGCGAATTCAGGGATGGGATCAGGATAGACGTAACTTTTGTGATTCTGAGATTGGATAGCTTTCCGAATAACGGAAGGAGTTTTCGTCTGCGGTGGGGTGCGTATGAAAACGGGGGTCTGGCGCAGGATAGCAGCGCAGTCGGAGACTGGTTTGATGGCGGGAAACGGCGAGGGCGGGAGGAACTGGAGACTTCCTATGGGCGCCATATGGTTTTCTGAGTTGGTTGTGGCTAAAGGCTAATGTACGCGGCGAGAGATTTTTAGTGGAGCGCATGTACTTGGGCCTCATAATGGGCTGCCTCATAATCTGATGAAGTATATTGGGCTAGATAATGGACTCTCATAATCTGGGCCTAATTTGTACTGTTGGAGTAAAATGGGCCGACTATCGATACAGCTAAGAAATTAATGTGATGAATGATGAGATATGTCTGCATTATGATTCAAAGAAGGAAATAAAAGCATTGCATTTGGAGGCTCCTCCCCATTTCTTTCTACACATTTTGCCCTTTTGATCAGCCACTTTTCATGTTTGCAAAATGGCATCCAGAGAGAAAATTGTGAGTTGGAaaggtaatttattttattggtaTTGGGGATGAACGATGGTCACGTATATGCTAAATATTAGGCAGAAAGAAAATTAATAGTCGTATCCACTAGTTGGGATATAATGATAAATTCTTGATGGCTTATTCTATCTTTCTTGGTTAAAAATGATTAACATTTTTCTTTCACTTCACAACTTGCATTCAAAATCATCAAAGTGCCATATATAACACCATGATCTTTTGTGTGTCTACAATGTTTGTACAcccttttatattttaataaaaaattattctaCTCAAAGAAAATGGGAAGTGGTTCAGAATAGATGATATGGTGTGAGGGAACGAAGGACTGTGTTGCTGTCTTGCATTCAGCATAAAATCTCAGATATATCTGCAAATTGAATTGAATGGTTCCAACTTTTGAATTCTTTACAAGTGAAGATAGGGTCCAGCCAATACTCTTTTTGGGTTTTTTTACAACACAAAAATTGGGATCAAAGGCTGAGTTCATGTgtttcgtttttttttctttagagCACATGCCCAAAGCTGTGAAAATTGATCTTTTCTTCTGTTTCATCAATTCAAGAAATTATTTATTCCTTTTTGCCCTTCAGTAGCTAGAATTCATTCTTGAATTCATAACATATATACTCAATGGCTATAAGTGGTTTAAAAATGTGAGTGTTGTGTGTAATTATGCtcatcatatatatatacaggAAATATGAACATGTTTGATCCATGTGTACATTATTTTCTAGCAATTGTCTGTGTTTAATTTATTCATGTAGTATTTGGTTTAAGTCCCTTTCTCTTACACACAATCGTGCAAAGCACAAGCAGAGTTACTATTCATGTACGTTGTCTCATTTTGACTTCGCAACCGCATAGGTATGtacaggggcggacgcagaaataaataGGAGTAggggctaaaattttaaaattttatttaaaaataaattttcaagtAATCTAGATTATCAATAGGGGCTTTTATACTATAATATGTGTAAAATATGGATACATTTTGAAACTTTAtaatagaaaattttaaaaaaattagattcaTTAGGGGCTAAAGCCCTACCCCATTTATATGTAGGTCCGCCCATGGGTATGTACGAAAAGTACAtccataatactccctccgcccagTGTTACTTACACtattttcctttctgggcgtcccaagttatttgcactctttccatttttagtaaaaattatcacctacagcagcaattgttgactttgctaatcactcattccttaatctccgtgccgaaaagcaaacgtgcggcTAAccctggacggagggagtacaaaaatGAATGATGATTGAACAATAGACAAGCAATATGATAAAGCTGATCAACCATTTTCAG from Salvia splendens isolate huo1 chromosome 15, SspV2, whole genome shotgun sequence encodes the following:
- the LOC121769436 gene encoding uncharacterized protein LOC121769436, which translates into the protein MEAQGQGDEFAIGCLLSIKTTLSEEFQSQVISFDRPSNLLILQEESKSGAGPKRNIRLLKANYIKEFTFLGQGEDPLDVNKCFLDLNTLQSKEESAIRQAEAEAERIGVGVTPQAQSLFDALSKTLPVRWDKSTIVVMNEVRVSSPYLPESVTRGTHAANGRVRKVVEFEKKRLQSRYGGQ
- the LOC121766544 gene encoding uncharacterized protein LOC121766544; protein product: MGNCQAVDAAALVIQHPSGKQERMYWPIPASEVMKTNPGHYVSLIIPLPSPDEGSDEQRTVRYTRVKLLRPTDTLVLGRAYRLVTTQEVVKVIRAKKNARSKRNQSDSDQSTEANLEKDVTNSEHEERASSMSKNNQGRRSDRHKQRSGSTNPAAGQPKSWQPSLQSISEFGG
- the LOC121766545 gene encoding protein PLASTID REDOX INSENSITIVE 2, chloroplastic-like; the protein is MAPIGSLQFLPPSPFPAIKPVSDCAAILRQTPVFIRTPPQTKTPSVIRKAIQSQNHKSYVYPDPIPEFAAAETEKFKAELLKKLLKQRETFGNDLRMVVDVCAEIFSEFLHKDYGGPGTLLIEPFTDMMLAIKDKKLAGAALAARASMLWAQSYVDRDWEDWNSKQHK